The Populus alba chromosome 4, ASM523922v2, whole genome shotgun sequence genome contains a region encoding:
- the LOC118050858 gene encoding beta-glucuronosyltransferase GlcAT14B yields MKGLKSYYMHLRHHQNMERKWIFPLAIGSLVSLFLLFLTTITTSDGISVFPFYRSFSSLSSKFVETKIHPLPISNLPPPPRFAYVISGSAGDANMLKRTLQALYHPNNQYVVHLDRESSTQERLDLSNFVKHHPVFLRFGNVRMISKANLVTYRGPTMVANTLHAAAILLREGGDWDWFINLSASDYPLVTQDDLLHTFSSLPRDLNFIDHTSDIGWKEFQRAKPIIIDPGLYMTKKADVFWITQRRSVPTAFKLFTGSAWMALSRPFIDYTIWGWDNIPRTVLMYYANFISSPEGYFHTVICNSPQFLNTTVNSDLHFISWDNPPKQHPHHLNVADMQRMIESNAPFARKFPHEDPVLDKIDSELLSRGPGMFTPGGWCIGSRENGTDPCSAIGNTTVLRPGPGAKRLQSLISSLLSNENFQPRQCK; encoded by the exons ATGAAGGGATTGAAGAGTTACTACATGCACTTACGCCACCACCAAAACATGGAAAGAAAATGGATCTTTCCATTAGCAATTGGCTCTCTAGTTtctctcttccttctcttcctTACAACAATTACTACCTCTGACGGCATCTCTGTGTTCCCTTTCTAccgttctttctcttctctcagcTCTAAATTTGTTGAAACAAAGATCCACCCACTACCCATTTCGAATCTTCCTCCACCCCCTCGATTTGCCTACGTAATCTCTGGTTCTGCTGGTGATGCCAACATGTTGAAGAGGACTTTACAAGCTCTTTACCATCCCAACAACCAATATGTTGTTCATTTGGACAGGGAATCCTCGACTCAGGAGAGATTAGATCTAAGCAATTTTGTTAAACACCATCCTGTTTTTCTCAGGTTCGGTAATGTAAGAATGATCAGTAAAGCTAATCTTGTTACTTATAGAGGACCCACTATGGTTGCCAATACATTACATGCTGCTGCTATCTTGTTGAGAGAAGGTGGAGATTGGGATTGGTTTATTAATCTTAGTGCATCTGATTATCCACTTGTTACACAGGATG atcTGTTGCATACATTTTCATCTCTGCCACGGgatcttaattttattgatcATACAAGTGACATTGGATGGAAAGA GTTTCAAAGGGCGAAGCCAATAATTATAGATCCCGGGTTGTATATGACAAAGAAAGCTGATGTTTTTTGGATTACACAGAGGAGGAGTGTCCCAACagcatttaaattatttacag GTTCTGCCTGGATGGCACTATCTCGTCCTTTTATTGATTACACCATATGGGGATGGGATAATATACCTCGAACTGTACTGATGTACTATGCGAACTTTATATCTTCCCCTGAAGGTTACTTCCACACTGTCATTTGCAATTCTCCACAATTTCTCAATACTACTGTGAATAGCGATCTGCATTTTATATCTTGGGACAACCCTCCTAAGCAGCATCCACACCACCTCAACGTTGCTGACATGCAAAGGATGATTGAGAGCAATGCTCCATTTGCTAGAAAGTTCCCCCATGAAGATCCAGTGCTTGACAAAATTGATTCTGAGCTCTTGTCTCGTGGTCCAGGCATGTTTACTCCTGGTGGTTGGTGCATAGGAAGTAGGGAGAATGGAACTGATCCATGCTCTGCTATTGGTAATACAACTGTCCTGAGACCTGGCCCTGGAGCTAAAAGGTTGCAGTCATTGATCAGCTCTCTGCTATCAAATGAAAATTTCCAACCAAGGCAGTGCAAGTAA
- the LOC118050859 gene encoding PWWP domain-containing protein 3, whose product MEAKTLAADKTTDPGAKTIKENGKEGFVDDLAPAFDVNNLEDSEINGVSSLLKMQESGCLKGLDSVLDYLNKNEQRGFGDHGLNTDLLVANESIDDADDGREGEVDIADDQFRVGDFVWGKIKSHPWWPGRVYDPSNASDYAKKVKQRDKILVAYFGDSTFAWCNPSQLSPFEENFVEMFKQSNSKSFVNAVKEAVDEVGRLVDLKMTCACVPQENLIGFGRSLAVNTGIKEGLLVPEGGIEKFSTALFEPAAFLPVLKDAAQFVSTVNMLEVTVLKNWLSAFYRAKGGYQLPTYHELLPISGLDDDTRNWMMDVTDHSGGVEARIQGPVEEDWLSSPTSYKFGQTTQGPLQKCQDMSEDRWNRRRKQKSIAEILRGDIDAEAENKEDDVTKEETESRKQTSSAERETGKGGGQIMGQLMDAKIQNVAGDVPIDKASSGKPASSSGREKRKASDKADAEDKSKVGDVGEGRTNSGKHESTSGRKKRKVSDKAADCKNEVGNAAELRSNSEKSASSSGRKKRKVSDDVNADGGSDSVSRLRKETTLSESFGASDLEVGGSDVKKVSSAVENDDAEGNIDETRDKTVSGKKKIDGGLSDLRDGDEAKARIEKGSFSRERRQSRYLSPPYTNINRGQYTNINRGQRKKDLEAESKKISNDPRLRERMTMAAGHLICEKFEMKAYEETGGDQISDSSGPQTPKQDQNNIIDLVKIKAPVKQMLSHVQSLALNPTYLKEGNALGFVEEFVSAFRSSIYRNGSNYKMYNKHQPGRTKRKSQESEPGTPGVEQNLADRSSADYKSRSKRPKKSEEAKLDKLKVRQAATATDVKTSDKESDGKSQEAAALYATFSPGSSLPSKNDLIMIYEKFGPLDQEETEVFYNNGCARIVFLRSPEAEKAFNDSQIASPFGAASVTFQLQYLSSAETKTPELREIPSLKSSPLAKDKTNLDKEFASQSSANDVSQLNYIKQKLEMMSSILKMYDGTDMKSKLEGEIKGLLEKVSTMARSSL is encoded by the coding sequence ATGGAAGCTAAAACCCTAGCAGCTGATAAAACCACAGACCCAGGTGCCAAAACTATCAAAGAAAACGGAAAGGAaggttttgttgatgatttagCTCCCGCCTTTGATGTTAATAATCTTGAGGATTCTGAGATTAATGGAGTGTCTTCTTTGTTAAAGATGCAAGAAAGTGGGTGTCTTAAAGGGTTAGACTCTGTTTTGGATTATCTTAACAAGAATGAGCAAAGGGGCTTTGGGGATCATGGTTTGAATACTGATTTACTAGTTGCAAATGAGAGTATTGATGATGCTGATGATGGTAGGGAAGGAGAGGTGGATATAGCAGATGATCAATTTAGGGTTGGCGATTTTGTGTGGGGTAAGATTAAGAGTCATCCATGGTGGCCGGGGCGGGTTTATGATCCTTCAAATGCATCTGATTACGCGAAGAAAGTTAAACAAAGGGATAAAATTCTTGTAGCTTATTTTGGAGATAGCACGTTTGCTTGGTGCAATCCATCTCAGTTGAGCCCTTTCGAGGAGAATTTTGTGGAAATGTTCAAGCAGAGTAACTCAAAAAGCTTTGTGAATGCAGTAAAGGAGGCGGTGGATGAGGTTGGTAGACTTGTGGATTTGAAGATGACCTGTGCTTGCGTGCCTCAGGAGAATTTGATTGGGTTTGGTAGATCATTGGCAGTGAATACTGGAATTAAGGAAGGACTTCTTGTGCCTGAAGGTGGAATTGAGAAGTTCTCAACTGCTTTGTTTGAACCAGCAGCATTCCTTCCTGTATTGAAAGATGCTGCTCAGTTTGTCAGTACTGTTAATATGCTGGAAGTCACAGTGTTAAAGAACTGGCTGTCAGCTTTTTATCGAGCAAAAGGAGGTTACCAGTTGCCAACTTACCATGAGCTACTGCCAATTTCAGGCCTTGATGATGACACCAGAAATTGGATGATGGACGTGACTGATCACAGTGGTGGAGTAGAAGCCAGAATTCAGGGTCCAGTTGAGGAAGACTGGCTTTCTTCACCGACAAGCTATAAATTTGGCCAAACCACCCAGGGCCCTTTGCAGAAATGTCAAGATATGTCAGAGGATAGATGGAATCGGAGAAGGAAACAGAAAAGCATTGCTGAAATTTTGCGTGGGGATATAGATGCCGAGGCTGAAAACAAGGAGGATGATGTGACTAAAGAAGAAACAGAGTCAAGGAAACAAACATCTTCCGCCGAGAGAGAGACAGGGAAAGGTGGAGGTCAAATTATGGGACAGTTGATGGATGCTAAGATCCAAAATGTGGCGGGGGATGTGCCTATAGACAAAGCAAGCTCAGGTAAACCTGCATCTTCATCTGGGAGGGAAAAGAGAAAAGCAAGTGATAAAGCTGACGCTGAGGACAAAAGTAAAGTGGGGGATGTGGGTGAAGGAAGAACAAACTCTGGCAAACATGAATCTACATCTGGCAGGAAGAAGAGGAAAGTCAGTGATAAAGCTGCTGATTGCAAAAATGAGGTGGGAAATGCGGCTGAATTAAGATCAAACTCAGAAAAGTCTGCATCTTCATCtgggaggaagaagaggaaagtCAGTGATGATGTCAATGCTGATGGTGGCAGTGATTCAGTTTCTAGACTGAGAAAAGAGACAACACTTTCTGAGTCTTTTGGAGCATCTGATCTTGAAGTTGGTGGTAGCGACGTCAAGAAGGTAAGTTCTGCTGTTGAAAATGATGATGCTGAGGGAAATATAGATGAAACAAGGGACAAAACTGTGTctgggaagaagaagatagatGGGGGATTAAGTGATCTAAGGGATGGTGATGAGGCTAAAGCTCGAATTGAGAAAGGTTCATTCTCAAGGGAAAGGAGGCAGAGCAGGTACTTGTCCCCTCCCTACACAAATATTAATAGAGGGCAATACACAAATATTAATAGagggcaaagaaagaaagatttagAAGCAGAATCCAAGAAAATTTCCAATGATCCTCGATTAAGGGAACGGATGACCATGGCTGCAGGCCATCTTATCTGCGAGAAATTTGAGATGAAAGCCTATGAAGAAACTGGTGGAGATCAGATATCAGACAGTTCAGGTCCTCAGACACCAAAACAAGATCAGAACAACATCATTGATCTAGTCAAGATTAAGGCACCTGTCAAGCAAATGCTATCTCATGTCCAGTCTTTAGCTCTTAATCCGACATATCTGAAGGAAGGCAATGCTCTTGGTTTTGTTGAGGAATTTGTTTCCGCATTCAGAAGTTCAATCTATCGCAATGGATCCAACTACAAAATGTACAACAAACATCAACCAGGAAGAACAAAGAGAAAGTCCCAAGAATCTGAACCGGGGACACCAGGGGTCGAGCAAAATCTGGCTGACCGAAGTTCTGCTGATTATAAATCCAGGTCAAAAAGGCCCAAAAAGAGTGAAGAAGCAAAGTTGGACAAGCTCAAAGTCAGGCAAGCTGCCACTGCAACAGATGTGAAGACAAGTGACAAGGAATCAGATGGGAAATCTCAGGAGGCTGCTGCCCTTTATGCGACATTTTCTCCGGGATCTTCTCTTCCTTCAAAGAATGATCTTATTATGATATATGAGAAATTTGGGCCCCTTGATCAAGAGGAAACGGAGGTGTTCTACAATAATGGCTGTGCAAGAATTGTCTTTTTAAGGAGCCCTGAAGCAGAGAAAGCCTTCAACGATTCCCAAATTGCCAGTCCTTTTGGAGCAGCGAGTGTGACTTTCCAGCTTCAATATCTCTCATCAGCTGAAACAAAGACCCCTGAACTCAGAGAGATACCAAGTTTGAAATCTTCTCCTCTGGCTAAGGACAAAACCAACCTGGACAAGGAATTTGCTTCACAATCATCTGCTAATGACGTGTCACAACTGAACTACATAAAGCAGAAGCTTGAGATGATGAGTTCAATACTGAAAATGTACGATGGAACAGATATGAAATCCAAATTAGAAGGGGAAATTAAAGGCCTATTGGAGAAGGTAAGCACAATGGCCAGATCTTCATTGTAG